One window from the genome of Salvelinus namaycush isolate Seneca chromosome 19, SaNama_1.0, whole genome shotgun sequence encodes:
- the LOC120063812 gene encoding rho GTPase-activating protein 6-like, with protein sequence MSGLSVRLKPVPLQSLSELERVRLQEVAFSRLLQDYDLGCQITIPKDGQKHKKSLRRKLDSLAKEKSKEKESMPQAFGITLSKVISNDRAQKQRQELQTQREEHRDAIDLVSSLLHLTSRRSTKDKELSSSNSSLSSNSETPNESPLPNTPEAPPRTHRRGGMSVDCITDLDDNQSRLLEALQLSLPAETSSNKKKQRDKNLSLNHIFRQVPRVVESCCLHLEKHGLQTIGIFRVGSSKKRVRQLREECDQGVEIQLDEEHSVHDVAALLKEFLRDMSDPLLTRELYTAFINTMLLDHSDQEITMQLLMYLLPPCNSDTLQRLLEFLATVAAHAKDSQDRDGLEITGNKMTSLNLATVFGPNLLHMQKSLDKEFAVQSFARAEESTAIIGVVQRMINTYETLFMVPPDLQNEVLMSLLETDPDVVDYLLRRKASQYSGPGLLMIEDPFSLSERRCSSDSNKASSADVSPYEINSPVLSERLLSQDQGDSSPLSDRLFKVSEQYTLVGHVKGCPSDSYSTTHHPQAKGKRKGKGGYT encoded by the exons ATGTCAGGGCTGAGCGTGCGCCTGAAGCCGGTGCCCCTCCAGAGCCTCTCAGAGTTGGAGAGAGTCCGCCTGCAGGAAGTGGCCTTCAGCAGGTTGCTCCAGGACTACGACCTGGGTTGCCAGATCACCATCCCTAAAG ATGGTCAAAAGCATAAGAAGTCACTCAGGAGGAAGTTGGATTCATTGGCCAAAGAGAAGAGTAAGGAAAAAG AGTCTATGCCCCAGGCATTCGGTATAACGCTGTCGAAGGTGATCTCTAACGACCGTGCCCAGAAGCAGCGTCAGGAGCTCCAGACCCAGCGAGAGGAGCACCGTGACGCCATTGACCTGGTGTCCTCTCTTTTGCACCTCACCTCCCGGAGAAGCACTAAGGACAAGGAGCTGTCCAGCAGCAACTCCTCCCTCAGCTCCAACTCCGAAACGCCCAATGAGTCCCCTTTGCCCAACACGCCTGAGGCACCACCACGCACACACAGGAGG GGAGGAATGTCTGTGGATTGCATCACTGACCTGGATGACAACCAGTCTCGTCTGCTGGAGGCCCTGCAGCTGTCCCTGCCAGCCGAGACATCCAGCAACAAGAAGAAGCAGAGGGACAAGAATCTCAGCCTCAACCACATCTTTCGACAGGTGCCCAGGGTAGTGGAGAGCTGCTGCCTGCACCTGGAGAAACATG GTCTACAGACTATTGGCATTTTCCGTGTAGGGAGCTCAAAGAAGAGGGTACGGCAG CTGAGAGAGGAATGTGACCAGGGTGTGGAGATCCAACTGGATGAGGAGCACAGTGTCCATGATGTGGCCGCGCTGCTCAAGGAGTTCCTGAGGGACATGTCTGATCCCCTACTGACCAGGGAGCTCTACACCGCCTTCATCAACACCATGt TACTGGACCATTCAGACCAGGAGATCACCATGCAGCTGCTGATGTACCTGCTCCCACCCTGCAACAGTGACACCCTGCAACGCCTCCTGGAGTTCCTGGCCACGGTGGCCGCCCATGCCAAGGACAGCCAGGACAGGGACGGGCTGGAG ATCACAGGGAACAAGATGACATCGCTCAACCTGGCCACCGTCTTTGGGCCGAACCTTCTACACATGCAAAAGAGCTTGGACAAGGAGTTTGCTGTGCAGAGTTTTGCCCGTGCCGAGGAGAGTACAGCCATCATAGGCGTGGTACAGAGGATGATCAACACATACGAGACCCTCTTCATG GTGCCTCCTGACCTGCAGAATGAGGTTCTAATGAGTCTGCTGGAGACGGATCCTGATGTGGTGGATTACCTACTGCGGAGGAAGGCTTCTCAGTACTC TGGTCCAGGCCTGCTGATGATTGAGGATCCCTTCTCTCTGAGTGAGAGGCGCTGCTCCAGTGACTCCAACAAGGCCTCCAGTGCGGATGTGTCCCCCTATGAAATCAACTCTCCAGTGCTGTCGGAGCGCTTGCTCTCCCAGGACCAGGGGGACAGCAGCCCCCTCTCTGACAGGCTCTTCAAGGTCTCCGAGCAGTACACACTGGTGGGCCACGTCAAAGGTTGTCCCAGCGACAGCTACAGTACCACTCACCATCCACAGGCAAAGGggaaaaggaaagggaaagggggatatacctag